From Paenibacillus graminis, a single genomic window includes:
- a CDS encoding NUDIX hydrolase has translation MFIVNVEGAICRDDKWLMITRSTKEEHAGGTLSLVGGKVDVEGNTLEILERTVKRELYEEVGIEIKDTVIFAYSSSFVTDDGRNVINMVFLCEYDSGTAHSKSPDEVEAVHWMTYDEIMNHPKAPPWTKESIRRVALARI, from the coding sequence GTGTTCATAGTAAACGTAGAAGGTGCAATCTGTAGAGATGATAAATGGCTTATGATTACACGAAGCACCAAAGAAGAACATGCGGGAGGTACTCTGTCTCTTGTAGGAGGAAAAGTTGATGTTGAAGGTAACACACTCGAAATCCTGGAACGGACTGTAAAGCGTGAACTGTATGAAGAAGTGGGCATCGAGATAAAAGATACTGTTATTTTTGCATATAGCTCCTCCTTTGTAACAGATGATGGACGCAACGTTATAAATATGGTCTTCCTATGCGAATATGACAGCGGTACAGCACATAGCAAAAGTCCAGATGAAGTTGAAGCCGTACATTGGATGACCTACGATGAAATAATGAATCACCCTAAGGCTCCTCCTTGGACAAAAGAGAGTATTAGAAGAGTAGCGTTAGCAAGGATATAA
- a CDS encoding GNAT family N-acetyltransferase yields MFIETNRLIIRDLIEQDAEALLEIKYDKQVMKYHPAFFGENATIDFIKVVIAFFQSIKERGVIYDEKYPERGCLSAVCLKDSGVVIGVITFNQHTHVNEWHVGWYFLSRYTGQGYASEAGAAASDYFLEAISLDYISADVRDDNPASFRTAQKSGFKLIEKRIGFDYDNPDCNVEDVGSCSYYFQKLNKNKTRA; encoded by the coding sequence TTGTTCATTGAAACAAACAGGCTGATCATCCGTGACCTTATAGAGCAAGACGCGGAGGCGTTACTTGAAATAAAATACGACAAGCAGGTAATGAAGTACCATCCGGCATTCTTTGGTGAAAACGCAACTATTGATTTTATTAAAGTTGTCATTGCGTTCTTTCAGAGCATAAAAGAAAGAGGTGTTATTTACGACGAGAAATATCCTGAACGAGGTTGCTTATCTGCTGTATGTTTAAAAGACTCCGGCGTAGTTATCGGTGTAATTACGTTTAACCAGCATACACATGTAAACGAATGGCATGTAGGATGGTATTTTTTAAGCCGATATACCGGCCAGGGTTACGCATCTGAAGCAGGCGCAGCGGCTTCCGATTATTTTCTTGAAGCAATATCGCTGGATTATATTTCGGCTGATGTGCGTGATGACAACCCCGCTTCGTTTAGAACCGCACAAAAAAGCGGGTTTAAGTTGATAGAAAAACGAATAGGTTTTGATTATGATAACCCTGATTGCAATGTAGAGGATGTTGGTTCATGCAGTTATTACTTCCAGAAACTCAATAAGAATAAAACCAGGGCATAA